The following coding sequences lie in one Rutidosis leptorrhynchoides isolate AG116_Rl617_1_P2 chromosome 4, CSIRO_AGI_Rlap_v1, whole genome shotgun sequence genomic window:
- the LOC139841987 gene encoding uncharacterized protein, translating to MDSSWLYFTRESETYEKGLDEYLDYMFKTEAMNGQISCPCKDCRDMLWVERDNAKMHLICVGFMKGYRFPAAITKQFDSPIIDAEDDMSGLVQGAFHWFSYDEEQNENLSIPNINAEQFYNVLRDSKKELYPGCKKFSVLSFIIRLYHSKCVGKCNDKGFNMILDTVREAFPDATIPKSLYEVRKIIRDLGLGYEKIDACENDCMLYWKENKDKIKCDVCNKSRYKESRQGNEDDQSNTADDNGQKIGAKVLRYFPLIPRLQRLFMSPKTAVTMRWHEEGRTKDGFLRHPADSPTWKTLDSINLAFAKDVRNVRLGLASDGFNPFGNKNLSHNVYMRPLVDELKELWDTGVMTYDSSTKTNFYMRAGLLWTISDFPAYANLSGWSTKGQLSCPCCHKYTISQWLTFGKIFCFMGHTDLEIPLRYLTGAEVLEELNGCVFKFGKLVKDNPDLPYNWKKWSIFFELPYWEKNLIRHNLDVMHTEKNVCDNVVGTLMNIDGKTKDHLKARRDLKAMGIRKELHPQNLPNDKVYLPPTCYSLSKNEKERFYEVLKGVKVPDGYASNISRCIQLKPLKMSNLKSHDNHTLMQQLLPVAIRDVLPKHVHSVVMKLCRYYRQLCSKVLNPNDLVQMEHDIIKILRDLERIFPPSFFDVMVHLSVHLASEAKLGGPVQYCWMYPVESKPEGSIAEGYLADVCLSFCSLYLSSDVKTIHNKKGQNYQVDGNEDEDVLPIFSMSGHHIGASHMETVDQDNLAIAHSCVLFNCSEIEFLRTEHLAVTRTRQGKRKRREREIQQLHSDNFASWFHEQALHAIGDNRITADIRKLVSGPDEMVKKYNGYVINGYRFNNKHLEKNRRTQNSGVMLAAITNSFASARDNNPIMGYVTYYGVINYIVELQYAVERSVVLFHCDWIPSGSSIKFNENGYTTVNFDRLRTPKEPFILASQAQQVFYVADCVHKGLKVVIKVTHRDFFNMDEQTCIEDVDEHLQSDIPMGPQVDEILNIDLVRTYMEGTVIENTEVDVEVES from the exons ATGGACTCGAGTTGGTTGTATTTCACAAGAGAATCTGAAACGTACGAAAAAGGACTAGATGAATATCTTGATTATATGTTTAAAACAGAAGCCATGAATGGTCAGATATCATGTCCTTGCAAAGACTGTCGGGACATGTTATGGGTTGAGCGGGATAATGCTAAAATGCATCTAATATGTGTTGGGTTTATGAAAGGGTATAGATTTCCAGCTGCTATTACCAAACAATTTGATAGTCCTATTATTGATGCCGAAGATGATATGAGTGGATTGGTTCAAGGCGCCTTCCACTGGTTTAGTTATGACGAAGAACAAAATGAAAATCTAAGTATACCAAACATAAATGCTGAACAGTTTTATAATGTATTGAGAGATTCAAAGAAAGAACTTTATCCTGGATGTAAAAAATTCAGTGTACTCTCTTTTATAATCAGACTATACCATTCTAAGTGTGTTGGTAAGTGTAATGACAAAGGATTCAATATGATTCTTGATACAGTGAGGGAAGCCTTCCCTGATGCTACCATACCAAAGTCTTTGTATGAAGTAAGGAAGATAATAAGAGACTTGGGGCTTGGTTATGAGAAAATTGATGCATGTGAAAACGATTGTATGTTGTATTGGAAAGAAAATAAGGATAAAATAAAATGTGACGTATGTAACAAGTCAAGATATAAAGAAAGTAGACAAGGTAATGAAGATGATCAGTCCAACACAGCAGATGATAATGGTCAGAAGATTGGGGCAAAAGTTTTACGTTATTTTCCGCTCATACCCCGACTGCAAAGATTGTTTATGTCACCTAAAACGGCAGTCACCATGAGATGGCATGAAGAGGGTCGTACGAAAGACGGTTTTTTGAGGCATCCAGCTGACTCACCTACTTGGAAAACATTAGATTCCATTAACCTTGCATTTGCTAAAGATGTTCGTAATGTTAGGTTAGGTTTAGCAAGTGATGGGTTTAACCCTTTTGGAAATAAGAATCTTTCGCATA ATGTCTATATGAGACCATTAGTGGATGAGCTTAAGGAGTTGTGGGATACTGGAGTAATGACCTATGACTCATCAACAAAGACTAATTTCTATATGCGTGCTGGTTTGTTATGGACGATAAGTGACTTTCCTGCATATGCGAACCTATCAGGATGGAGCACTAAAGGTCAACTTTCATGTCCTTGTTGTCATAAATATACCATATCACAATGGTTAACTTTTGGCAAAATATTTTGCTTCATGGGACATACTGACCTAGAAATACCACTACGTTATTTAACGGGGGCAGAAGTCCTTGAAGAGCtaaatggttgtgtgttcaaattTGGAAAACTTGTTAAGGATAATCCAGATCTACCATATAACTGGAAGAAGTGGAGTATCTTTTTTGAGTTACCTTACTGGGAAAAAAACTTGATACGCCATAATTTAGATGTAATGCATACTGAGAAGAATGTATGTGACAATGTCGTAGGAACTTTAATGAATATAGATGGAAAAACCAAAGATCATTTAAAAGCACGTCGTGATTTAAAAGCAATGGGTATTAGAAAGGAACTTCATCCTCAAAATTTACCAAACGACAAAGTGTATTTGCCACCTACTTGTTACTCATTAtctaaaaatgaaaaagaaagattTTATGAGGTTCTTAAGGGTGTGAAAGTTCCCGATGGTTATGCATCTAATATATCTCGATGTATTCAGCTAAAACCTCTTaaaatgtctaaccttaaaagtcaTGATAATCATACTTTAATGCAACAGTTGCTTCCAGTGGCCATACGAGATGTTTTACCTAAGCATGTCCATTCTGTTGTGATGAAGCTTTGTCGGTACTATAGACAGCTATGCTCAAAAGTTCTAAATCCAAATGATTTGGTTCAAATGGAACATGATATTATAAAAATCCTTCGTGATTTAGAAAGGATTTTTCCACCATCATTCTTTGACGTAATGGTTCATCTTTCGGTTCACCTTGCTTCAGAGGCCAAATTAGGAGGACCAGTTCAATATTGTTGGATGTATCCAGTTGAGAG TAAACCCGAGGGTTCAATTGCAGAAGGGTATTTAGCTGATGTGTGTTTGTCTTTTTGCTCACTGTACCTATCGAGTGATGTCAAAACTATACATAATAAGAAAGGTCAAAATTATCAGGTTGATGGTAATGAAGATGAAGATGTTTTACCTATCTTTAGTATGTCAGGTCACCACATTGGTGCTTCACACATGGAAACAGTTGACCAAGACAATTTGGCTATAGCACATTCTTGTGTATTGTTCAATTGCAGTGAAATTGAATTCTTAAGAAC AGAACATCTGGCAGTTACTCGCACTCGTCAGGGTAAACGAAAAAGACGTGAGCGTGAGATACAACAATTGCATAGTGATAATTTTGCATCTTGGTTTCATGAACAA GCTCTACATGCTATAGGGGATAATAGAATCACTGCAGATATAAGGAAATTGGTAAGTGGTCCAGATGAGATGGTGAAGAAATATAACGGATATGTCATAAATGGTTATCGGTTTAATAACAAACATCTAGAAAAGAATAGGAGAACACAAAATAGTGGAGTCATGCTTGCGGCCATTACAAATAGCTTCGCTAGTGCTAGAGATAACAATCCTATCATGGGATATGTAACATACTACGGTGTCATAAATTATATAGTTGAGTTGCAGTATGCGGTTGAAAGGTCAGTTGTGTTGTTCCATTGTGATTGGATCCCGAGTGGATCAAGTATAAAATTTAATGAGAATGGGTATACGACAGTCAATTTTGACCGTTTGAGGACTCCTAAAGAGCCATTTATCCTAGCTTCTCAAGCACAACAAGTATTTTATGTTGCAGATTGTGTTCACAAAGGATTGAAAGTTGTGATCAAGGTGACACATAGAGATTTTTTCAACATGGATGAACAAACGTGTATCGAAGATGTAGATGAACATTTACAGAGTGACATACCTATGGGCCCTCAAGTTGATGAAATTTTAAATATTGATTTAGTCAGAACATATATGGAAGGGACTGTTATTGAAAATACAGAAGTAGATGTTGAAGTTGAGTCATGA